Below is a window of Danio rerio strain Tuebingen ecotype United States chromosome 11, GRCz12tu, whole genome shotgun sequence DNA.
CAAAACCAATTAATTCAAAGTTTGTGATGCTTTATTGTAATATAAATCTAAAtcagtatatttatataaacaacttttaaataataaaaaaaagttttatttgttttatttcagatagtataaaagcagtttaaatttttttaaccattttaaggtaaatcatattaagcaatttttttatttactacaggataaactattatgtttagaaatgttctgaaaaaaatctttccgttaaacgGAAACAGGGGAAGAAAATatacatgggggctaataattcaggaggactttaactgtacatacagtatacatactaacatttattttaagaacAGTGCATTCAAAAAACTAGTTTGTCAACAcataatatttacataaataatatttacttccTGTTTTGTCACAATGTTAGGGAAATGCGCTGGAACAAGGGAACCATTTTGAAGGCTTCAGTTGATTACATAAGAAAACTCCAGAAAGAGCAGCAGAGGGCCAAAGAGATCGAGATGAGACAGAAGAAACTGGAGCAATCTAACCAGGCCCTTATTCTCCGCATACAGGTACATCACTCTCCAGGATTTTTATTtatcccacaagtccaaaactaAGACAGACTTGCCTTATAATGTCTGTATCCAAAATGAGCAAAACATTATCCAGTTTATTTTACTCAAATTCATTGCACACGTTACATAAACtcaaatatttacattatacagccatccagaagcacagaatatgcactcactaaACGGCAAGGTTTATagtttaattttgacatattacactaacattattatatgtacatgctgaatcactgtgttggttttgagtcacagatgtgaagttcaatttcaaacagcttattttattttcataatctgaggtgaactatctgctgctgctttaagtagtatggcaataaatgtaatgtaaattgtcattcaaaatgacatttttagcatttaacgatgaataaagcacatgaagtGTACCTAAggggatcattgtcagttttttgttgttcacctgtaagaaatagaagccatttctgatcaatttgaggtgttggttagaacaaaaactccttttaatatggaaaatattccttcttttGCGTCctgttgcttttatatagaacacgaTTAAAATCAAGCTGATTGTGTAGAAGCAAATTTCTGTATAGTTGAATTTAAGCGTTGTTTAAAACTGTAATTTTGTGTATGTTAGAGTTTTCTGTTATGTTGAAACTTGTGATTTAGTTGATGACGGACTAAAAAACTGTATTCACTATGCTGAATTATCCAAAAATAAAATCCTGCAAACGTGTGTTTGAAAAATCTCTCTTATAGTTACATGAACATATGCAGGCGGACACTAAAGATGGAGTTGATgtgaaattaatgtaaacaaatgagTCTTcttaatatttatctttaaattataattaacatttagtatgtttacatggacacctattctctgattttaatacgattaagacaatactctgattaagagtatgtaaacagcaatttttgataaccttaatctgactaaagtcataatcgaactgaACCCAGATCGGactaagacatgtggagtatgccgattttagttgcattattgatgTATAGTATAAGTGTGGATAGCCTGGTGGCGCGATgacattaatcgaattatgtgctataacatctaaaacaggatcatgaatgcaactcatgtaaacaccttaatcatattattgtcttattcagattaaggcagataattgattactgatgtccatgtaaacatagtcattgtGAGCTGTAGGGTAGTCCTTGTAACTATAAAGTAATGAGTTAGGGGCCATTTACACAACAAAACCTGAACAatttttctgcatttttcttGTTCATTTACACGACAATGGCATTTTGAAAAAGCATAACTTTGTAAAAGGGTTtcaaaaagtgcacatttttcaAAGTGTTACCTTAATCACATCCTTGACAACACCCAATACAAGAATCTTTGAAATCAGTGACGTAGAAATGTGCAGTTGATTTTAAAGGCAGGTGCTAACAGACACACACCAAATTCAACTATATCTTTGTCATGTAAACGCAGCCTTAGAATACCTAAATGTTTTGAGTAATCTAAATTTATCAGATTTGATGGTGTGTAACTGTTTTAGCTACTAATAGACTGCTTATTTTGccagtatataatatatacactggCAAGATGACATGAATGTGACCTCCTGTTGTTTGTTGCATGCAGGAACTAGAAATACAAGCACGCCACCATGGCCTTAATGCTACCGTGTCTCCAGGCCTGAACACAGAGGCATCCTTCATCCAAAACCAGCTACTGCAGCCAAATGCGTCTATGCAGGCCGGCGTCGGAGATGGTCAGCCTCAGAGCCACCTCAACATGGATGGAGCAATGGCACAGACTTCACCATCTCCTTTCCTCTCAGTACCTCCATCCGGCTCTCCGGCTGCTGTGGCTGTGAGCGGCCCGCTACATCTGGAGACTTTTAGCTTCACAGAGCTGGACGAACATGCCTCTGATTTGTACCCTGACGTTGGTCTTAGTGACATTCTGATGGATGACGTCAGGGGTTCGGATGTGCTCTTCTCCCCGATGTCGCCCGGAGCCTCCAAAACCAGCAGCCAAGGGAGCAGCGTAAATATGGAGGATGACTTGTGACCCAACTGACCGCTAGATGTATGTTTCAGTGCTTTTTCCTAATGTGGGACGCTGTGAGGTTTTTTTTAAGGGAAAGTTCacctaaaattaatattttaagtccAAAGTACACTTTGTTGCCTTCTTTCTACTAGGATTGTCAATCAAGTTCAATAgcaatcagtactgaaattttcAAAACCTCCATTACTGCTAATATTTGAGCGTGTTCTTTAACACCCCTGATTGgctattgtgttcacatgctcaaaagaaatgactgtgattggccatgaaggtcattggttcgcCACTCTTCACCATTGTTCGCCAGGTGGACACTTGGCAGATACATAAACAATGGAACATTTCAAAGTCTGTCGATCAGTTGGTCTTTCTatgagctgacatacgagcgatccgctgatggaTCGACTGATCTACGTagctttgaaatgctccagtgtcgaTGTATCAGTGTTTACACTTGGTGAACAGTGGTGAATAGATGACTGTTATGGCTGATCACAATCAACAGtggctcaaatgttagcaggaaaggGACGTTTTTGACATTTCAGTATCGGATCGGTAGCGAATTTGATACTTTTGACAAGGCTAGTTTCTACAAAACGGTACAGTTCAGTGCAGTGCAGTGCAACACAGAACAGTTCGGTATGGTTCACCTtgatcaggcttgtgtttccactgccaacaGTGCTTCGTAGGCATGGTTTTGATTGATGTCATTCTAGCTCAAAGAAGAAAGCTATATGGCTTTTTCACATATTGCAACATATTTCAAAGGTAGACACATGGCAAACGTGCACAAATATAGAGAGGATGAAACATGAGTTGCGAtttccacacattttaaatgtgacaCAAGCGGCTTCTTAAACAAGAATAGAGCACATACAGCAGAACCTGTTCTTTCTTTTTGACATCTGGCTGTTTGTCACAAGAAAACAACAAGCTATGTTTGAGTATGGTTCATTGCTGCGCacagtcattagcccctttcacacactgataccggtaaatatctggaaaattccACAACGACTTTAACGCGCTGTTTACCCAGACAAGAATGTTCCAgcatttttctggaaaagacgatttacacatccattcctaaatactggtaaattttgccatcattaaccagaaatgacctctaaacaactgcgcttgtatttgtaaacaactTTAACGAAaccatatggaggaacactttcacatctCGAGATGtacaaaatatgtgtgtgtgctggcccTCACCAGCTGCTTCACATGCACACACGTCAATCAACtcaagcagagcttgaaggtaaactaaCAGCGGTTCATCAGAAGCATTTTATAGataattttttacacagttgggaTTTAGaaaggaacatagaaatgttatctgactaacatctagcagctaaatatgcctgaaaaaatattcaaaggcttgtATCTTCATAAACAGCATGGtggtgaatgtgtctgaatgttctgattggatGGAGTAGATGTCTCACATCAGCATGTTCTAATCGTGAACGCGCTCTTACTGGCAATTTTCTTTCTGTGTTCACACAGaacagca
It encodes the following:
- the tfe3b gene encoding transcription factor E3b isoform X6, with the protein product MRIMLLQEHERKGKLPGNLLDVYNSPGMTTPTITVSNSCPADLPNIKREYTGNGIVIETEARAFMKERQKKDNHNLIERRRRFNINDRIKELGALIPKSTDPEMRWNKGTILKASVDYIRKLQKEQQRAKEIEMRQKKLEQSNQALILRIQELEIQARHHGLNATVSPGLNTEASFIQNQLLQPNASMQAGVGDGQPQSHLNMDGAMAQTSPSPFLSVPPSGSPAAVAVSGPLHLETFSFTELDEHASDLYPDVGLSDILMDDVRGSDVLFSPMSPGASKTSSQGSSVNMEDDL